TAAATCATATCTATCCATAAGAGCATTAGATGCTACTGAGCCAGCTGTACCAGAGACCATACGTTTAGTTTGGGTTGCCATAACTTGTTCTATTGGAACACCACTTGCAATTGGGGCTCCATACTAGAGATTATTGTACTTGCATTATCTATTGTATAATATAATTCTGGATTAGATTCTTATAAGACATAAGCAAGGCCATAACATTCTCACACTGTTATAGCCTTGAAAGCTAATACTATATATTTCTTAATTTAATCTGTACATACTATGCCCATTCTATATCTGATTCTTAAGATTTTCATACTACTAAACCTTCTTAAATAATTACTAACTTATAACATTATAGAACCCTAATATAGATACGAAAAAGCACATAGAAGTCAATCATGGCTATGGTACAGCATTATATGTTATTAATATGCTCTACCATATCTATCTAATGAACCATCTTTCGGGTCAACCTCAAAATAATAATCTGTATATACATCCCCTTCTTTCATCAATCCAACAACAGGAATATCCATTCTAGACTTATTAGCAAAACTATCGACCCCAAATTCATCTTTTGATTTGAAATAAAACCTTTCTGTCCCATCAACGTTATATCCAATCATACATGGTAACATATCATTTTTATCATAGTAGAAAACAATTATTAATTTCTCATTTTTAAAGTATTTAGCATCATCTATTTTATGCTTTTCAACCTTATTTAATTTGTCACTTTGCATCCAACTTACTGTTGTTTCAGTAATACTAAAATCTTTAATCATATTTTATCCCCCATTACCTTAAAATTATTTCATCTACTTTTTTCAAATAATTATTTCTTAAATGTTTGGGTACCATAAGTTCTTTTTGACTACCACCTCCTGGTAAATAAGCATTGTCTAATAAATCAACCTGGGCTCCCACCGCCCCTTCTTGCACAGGAAGCCCCTCGATTATTTCATATATATTAATTCTGTCAATATCCTCCTTAAACTCACGCATTATTGCTAGCTTATTCTTAACATCATCAATACTAGTTATTTCATCTACGGTTGCCCATCCTCCTGGTTTTAAGTCACTTTGCCCTAACGACATTGCCATCCTAACTTTTGTCCCAGCGGGTAATTTATTAGGAACTCCTGGTTTCCCATCTAGCCAAGGATTAGTATCGGTGATTAACCTTATATAATCCTTGGCACTCTTATTTAAGTCAAATGAAGGGTTATTTTTTAGAATTCATTCCAGGTTTTTTCGGAACCAATTCTAATAGCATTCTCTGGGGTTGGATCCATCTGTTTTGCAATTTCCCTCAACTCTCTTAAATCAGCATCAGTCATAGACTTTTTATCCCTATCAAGAATGCTTGTATCTAGTTTTTTTCTATCCATAGACGCAGCTTCCACAGGCTTAGCACCAAATCCATTAACATACTCTATATTGCCTATAGTTTCTAGCCCACTATAAGTAATATTATTAATTCCCATTGCTATATATGGATTCATATCGTATTCATCTATAAGGACATTTGATGCTATTGAACCGACTGCACCAGATGCTAGGCGTTTAGTTTGAGTTGCCATAACTTGTTCTATTGAAACACTACTTGTTATTGGAGCTTCCATACTGGAGATTATGGAACATACATTGTTTATATACTTAACATACTATCTTTAAATAATACACTTCTTTATATCTAATAAACCTCTACTTCTAGAAATTTAAACCCTGTCAAATTATTAACTTGTATCAAATTCTTAATTTTTTCTGAAACAAATGTTGGAATCTCATCATCTTTTAATTTAAATATATGATGCCCTGCAATTACAATCTCTTTTAATACATATTTTTCAAATGAAAACACTTTTTCATCACCTAAATCAAATTCATCATATTTTGATCTTTTTAAATCAATCGCATCAACAACATCAATAACATTTGCAATTCTATAAGAGATATCAATATTTTTATTAGATATATCCCTTATTCCCACATCTAGATATTGAATAGAATCTTCAATTAGCATTTTTGTGACATCTCTAAACCTTTTTGAAACTATTAACCATCCATATACATTACCTATATAGTCAGTCTTAATATTTGCTTCCTTTGGATCATAATCAAATATTATATCCTTTTCCCATTCATTAACATAAGTCCCATTACACACAGTGTATTCATTTACTCTTTTTAAATTAACTTTTGAACAATTAATATAATTATCATCATTCTCATAATCATATATTAATTTATAAAATTTCATAACTTTTCTCCTGTTTCCTATTTTTTTAACCAATAATCTTTATATAACATTTCTGGGTTGTTAATTATCTTTTGCTTCATTTGATCAAATAAGGCTAAAAATTTATTAACATCTCCATTTGCTACCTTATCAAATTTTTTCATATTATCAGGCACATAATCATGATAGGCATATGGATGCCTACCCTGGTGTGGCATTAATTCTTTATTCCAAACATCATCCAAATCTAACCCATATCTATTTGTAATATTTTCAAACTGATTCGTATACTTTGAACTTTTATTTGTTGCAAAATGATGCATTTGATTTGGCTTACT
This genomic interval from Tissierellales bacterium contains the following:
- a CDS encoding DUF1629 domain-containing protein; translated protein: MKFYKLIYDYENDDNYINCSKVNLKRVNEYTVCNGTYVNEWEKDIIFDYDPKEANIKTDYIGNVYGWLIVSKRFRDVTKMLIEDSIQYLDVGIRDISNKNIDISYRIANVIDVVDAIDLKRSKYDEFDLGDEKVFSFEKYVLKEIVIAGHHIFKLKDDEIPTFVSEKIKNLIQVNNLTGFKFLEVEVY
- a CDS encoding AHH domain-containing protein — encoded protein: MDTTLRITASDVRGVEVTAEGSKNTKFVSKPNQMHHFATNKSSKYTNQFENITNRYGLDLDDVWNKELMPHQGRHPYAYHDYVPDNMKKFDKVANGDVNKFLALFDQMKQKIINNPEMLYKDYWLKK